A DNA window from Canis lupus familiaris isolate Mischka breed German Shepherd chromosome 10, alternate assembly UU_Cfam_GSD_1.0, whole genome shotgun sequence contains the following coding sequences:
- the LOC119876743 gene encoding 60S ribosomal protein L32-like, whose protein sequence is MAALRPLVKLKIVKKRTKKFIWHQSDGLVKIKYNWQKPRDIDNRLCRRFKGQILMPNNGYRSNKKTKHMLPSGFRNFLVHHIKELEALLMCNKSYCAEIAHNVSSKNHKATVERASQRAIRVTNPNARLRSEELNRQLICGSYLR, encoded by the coding sequence ATGGCTGCCCTCAGACCTCTGGTGAAGCTCAAGATCGttaaaaagaggaccaagaagttCATCTGGCACCAGTCAGACGGACTCGTCAAAATTAAGTACAATTGGCAGAAACCCAGAGACATTGACAATAGGCTGTGCAGAAGATTCAAGGGCCAGATCTTGATGCCCAACAATGGTTACAGAAGCAACAAGAAGACAAAGCACATGCTGCCCAGTGGCTTCAGGAATTTCCTAGTCCACCACATCAAGGAGCTTGAAGCACTGCTGATGTGCAACAAATCTTACTGTGCAGAGATTGCTCACAATGTATCCTCCAAGAACCAcaaagccactgtggaaagagcctcccAGCGGGCCATCAGAGTCACCAATCCCAATGCCAGGCTGCGCAGCGAAGAATTGAATAGACAGCTAATATGCGGGTCATATTTGCGTTAA